The following coding sequences lie in one Ictalurus punctatus breed USDA103 chromosome 16, Coco_2.0, whole genome shotgun sequence genomic window:
- the LOC108276774 gene encoding protein mono-ADP-ribosyltransferase PARP9 isoform X2 → MTHHGPTLQKIVGNETSNSRMGGKCDLGDCGMIVDAKTVLKLLISWGFHTQVSRVYSDWCNKEKISGERQFCGRKRLFDTRGQWRLARLVRADRNATVTQITSLYSCAMEDKKACVALQPEGTEILKHSRSAFCLVLGEKFGCTAEIHNVTNHTTSSFSHSKATIVPEIKYSKQLSNSLKLSVWKDDLTTHKADAVVNAANKYLHHGGGLALALSRAGGPKIQQCSDKIIKSNGRLQTGHVVVTPAGNLPCDIIIHAVGPSVSPNASEREINKASLLLQKAIWNILVKTNCTNLQSVAIPAISSGLYNFPRDRCANIIVSTVMLFNDQRNPNARSLEVRLVNNDDPSVKEMQRACMELLGPPDLMPTQNLSNAPSQSVLSSLDLGNMALHLKQGATEQETEDHASLMTLQDRFNVLITEFFREGKGGIRINGEPVQVGCAALEVEAMLCQAQEDFARSEEEDMQGDLEHMYVADDSGRRQQIERMSNRSYEKIQIDLDLNDRAVKEVLRKFEKCNLRILKLEKIENYALKQLFSFNRKRIQAQPPRLYQCVKAQFCNLICRVGFQREYAPPKEQKYGAGIYFTSEVDKARSLWADNGEEYIYFIEAQVLTGKDKRGSAELIVPPPIEKDPLVRYDSVTSGSGIHIIFNGQQAYPTYLITCSRQALF, encoded by the exons atgacacatcATGGCCCAACTCTGCAGAAAATCGTTGGTAATGAAACATCAAACagcagaatggggggaaaatgtgatctcggtgactgtggcatgattgttgatgcgaaaactgttttaaaactgttgatctcctggggttttcacacacaagtctctagagtttactcagattggtgcaataaagaaaaaatatccggtgagcggcagttctgcgGACGGAAACGCCTTTTTGATACGAGAGGTCAATGGAGActagccagactggttcgagctgacagaaatgctacagtaactcagataacctcTTTGTACAGttgtg CCATGGAAGATAAAAAAGCATGTGTTGCTTTGCAACCCGAGGGAACTGAGATTCTGAAACACAGTCGCTCTGCATTTTGTCTTGTGCTAGGAGAAAAATTTGGTTGTACCGCTGAGATCCACAATGTGACGAATCATACAACTTCATCGTTTTCTCACAGCAAAGCAACCATTGTGCCTGAGATTAAGTACAGCAAACAGCTGTCTAATAGCCTGAAGTTGTCAGTGTGGAAAGATGATCTTACAACGCATAAGGCAGATGCCGTGGTAAATGCAGCAAATAAGTATTTACATCATGGAGGAGGACTTGCTCTAGCTCTGAGTCGAGCTGGAGGTCCTAAAATCCAACAATGTAGTGATAAAATCATAAAATCTAATGGTAGACTTCAGACAGGTCATGTTGTTGTAACACCAGCTGGAAATCTCCCTTGTGACATCATCATACATGCTGTGGGACCCAGTGTATCACCAAATGCATCAGAAAGGGAAATAAACAAGGCATCACTATTGTTACAGAAAGCTATTTGGAACATCTTGGTAAAAACCAACTGTACTAACCTGCAGTCTGTTGCTATCCCTGCCATAAGCTCAGGCCTTTACAATTTTCCACGGGATCGCTGTGCAAACATCATTGTGAGCACCGTGATGTTATTTAACGATCAACGCAATCCAAATGCCAGGAGCCTCGAGGTCCGTCTAGTGAATAATGACGATCCCTCAGTTAAAGAGATGCAGAGAGCTTGCATGGAACTTCTGGGCCCACCTGACCTAATGCCAACACAAAACTTAAGCAATGCACCAAGCCAGTCGGTACTCTCCAGTCTGGATCTGGGGAACATGGCTCTCCACCTCAAACAGGGTGCCACTGAGCAAGAGACA GAGGATCATGCAAGCCTGATGACGCTTCAGGACAGATTTAATGTTCTCATCACAGAATTCTTTAGGGAAGGCAAAGGAGGCATTCGCATCAATGGTGAGCCTGTACAGGTCGGTTGTGCAGCATTGGAAGTGGAAGCCATGTTGTGTCAGGCCCAAGAGGACTTTGCTCGGAGTGAAGAGGAAGACATGCAGGGTGATTTGGAGCATATGTATGTGGCAGACGATTCTGGGCGACGACAACAGATTGAGAGGATGT CAAACAGATCATATGAGAAGATACAAATCGACCTCGATCTCAACGACCGGGCAGTTAAAGAAGTGCTGAGAAAATTTGAAAAATGCAACCTGAGAATTCTGAAG TTGGAAAAAATCGAAAACTATGCTCTGAAGCAGCTCTTCAGCTTCAACAGAAAACGTATACAAGCTCAACCTCCGCGTCTGTACCAGTGTGTGAAAGCACAGTTCTGTAACCTGATCTGCAGAGTGGGCTTCCAGAGGGAATACGCACCACCTAAAG AACAAAAGTATGGAGCTGGAATATACTTCACATCTGAAGTGGACAAAGCAAGATCTCTGTGGGCAGACAATGGAGAAGAATATATCTACTTCATTGAAGCTCAAGTACTCACTGGGAAAGACAAACGTGGTTCAGCAGAACTGATTGTGCCTCCTCCAATTGAAAAAGATCCTCTGGTTCGTTATGACAGTGTGACCAGTGGGAGCGGCATCCACATCATCTTCAATGGCCAACAGGCCTACCCTACGTACCTTATTACGTGCAGCAGACAAGCTTTGTTTTAA
- the LOC108276774 gene encoding protein mono-ADP-ribosyltransferase PARP9 isoform X3: MEDKKACVALQPEGTEILKHSRSAFCLVLGEKFGCTAEIHNVTNHTTSSFSHSKATIVPEIKYSKQLSNSLKLSVWKDDLTTHKADAVVNAANKYLHHGGGLALALSRAGGPKIQQCSDKIIKSNGRLQTGHVVVTPAGNLPCDIIIHAVGPSVSPNASEREINKASLLLQKAIWNILVKTNCTNLQSVAIPAISSGLYNFPRDRCANIIVSTVMLFNDQRNPNARSLEVRLVNNDDPSVKEMQRACMELLGPPDLMPTQNLSNAPSQSVLSSLDLGNMALHLKQGATEQETAFEKEMASMQKKLHTSTILSSTRGKSSGFHGGHGADTGTPHFVLFAPSPEALREAQLWCVQVLQKPSGEVTINNNHVVYFTQEDHASLMTLQDRFNVLITEFFREGKGGIRINGEPVQVGCAALEVEAMLCQAQEDFARSEEEDMQGDLEHMYVADDSGRRQQIERMSNRSYEKIQIDLDLNDRAVKEVLRKFEKCNLRILKLEKIENYALKQLFSFNRKRIQAQPPRLYQCVKAQFCNLICRVGFQREYAPPKEQKYGAGIYFTSEVDKARSLWADNGEEYIYFIEAQVLTGKDKRGSAELIVPPPIEKDPLVRYDSVTSGSGIHIIFNGQQAYPTYLITCSRQALF, encoded by the exons ATGGAAGATAAAAAAGCATGTGTTGCTTTGCAACCCGAGGGAACTGAGATTCTGAAACACAGTCGCTCTGCATTTTGTCTTGTGCTAGGAGAAAAATTTGGTTGTACCGCTGAGATCCACAATGTGACGAATCATACAACTTCATCGTTTTCTCACAGCAAAGCAACCATTGTGCCTGAGATTAAGTACAGCAAACAGCTGTCTAATAGCCTGAAGTTGTCAGTGTGGAAAGATGATCTTACAACGCATAAGGCAGATGCCGTGGTAAATGCAGCAAATAAGTATTTACATCATGGAGGAGGACTTGCTCTAGCTCTGAGTCGAGCTGGAGGTCCTAAAATCCAACAATGTAGTGATAAAATCATAAAATCTAATGGTAGACTTCAGACAGGTCATGTTGTTGTAACACCAGCTGGAAATCTCCCTTGTGACATCATCATACATGCTGTGGGACCCAGTGTATCACCAAATGCATCAGAAAGGGAAATAAACAAGGCATCACTATTGTTACAGAAAGCTATTTGGAACATCTTGGTAAAAACCAACTGTACTAACCTGCAGTCTGTTGCTATCCCTGCCATAAGCTCAGGCCTTTACAATTTTCCACGGGATCGCTGTGCAAACATCATTGTGAGCACCGTGATGTTATTTAACGATCAACGCAATCCAAATGCCAGGAGCCTCGAGGTCCGTCTAGTGAATAATGACGATCCCTCAGTTAAAGAGATGCAGAGAGCTTGCATGGAACTTCTGGGCCCACCTGACCTAATGCCAACACAAAACTTAAGCAATGCACCAAGCCAGTCGGTACTCTCCAGTCTGGATCTGGGGAACATGGCTCTCCACCTCAAACAGGGTGCCACTGAGCAAGAGACA GCTTTTGAAAAAGAAATGGCTTCTATGCAAAAAAAACTGCATACCTCCACTATCTTAAGTAGCACCAGGGGAAAAA GTTCAGGTTTTCATGGCGGTCATGGGGCTGACACTGGAACACCTCATTTTGTGCTCTTTGCCCCCTCTCCAGAGGCACTAAGAGAGGCCCAGTTGTGGTGTGTCCAAGTGCTGCAAAAGCCCTCTGGTGAAGTGACGATAAATAATAATCACGTTGTGTACTTTACCCAGGAGGATCATGCAAGCCTGATGACGCTTCAGGACAGATTTAATGTTCTCATCACAGAATTCTTTAGGGAAGGCAAAGGAGGCATTCGCATCAATGGTGAGCCTGTACAGGTCGGTTGTGCAGCATTGGAAGTGGAAGCCATGTTGTGTCAGGCCCAAGAGGACTTTGCTCGGAGTGAAGAGGAAGACATGCAGGGTGATTTGGAGCATATGTATGTGGCAGACGATTCTGGGCGACGACAACAGATTGAGAGGATGT CAAACAGATCATATGAGAAGATACAAATCGACCTCGATCTCAACGACCGGGCAGTTAAAGAAGTGCTGAGAAAATTTGAAAAATGCAACCTGAGAATTCTGAAG TTGGAAAAAATCGAAAACTATGCTCTGAAGCAGCTCTTCAGCTTCAACAGAAAACGTATACAAGCTCAACCTCCGCGTCTGTACCAGTGTGTGAAAGCACAGTTCTGTAACCTGATCTGCAGAGTGGGCTTCCAGAGGGAATACGCACCACCTAAAG AACAAAAGTATGGAGCTGGAATATACTTCACATCTGAAGTGGACAAAGCAAGATCTCTGTGGGCAGACAATGGAGAAGAATATATCTACTTCATTGAAGCTCAAGTACTCACTGGGAAAGACAAACGTGGTTCAGCAGAACTGATTGTGCCTCCTCCAATTGAAAAAGATCCTCTGGTTCGTTATGACAGTGTGACCAGTGGGAGCGGCATCCACATCATCTTCAATGGCCAACAGGCCTACCCTACGTACCTTATTACGTGCAGCAGACAAGCTTTGTTTTAA
- the LOC108276774 gene encoding protein mono-ADP-ribosyltransferase PARP9 isoform X1, which yields MTHHGPTLQKIVGNETSNSRMGGKCDLGDCGMIVDAKTVLKLLISWGFHTQVSRVYSDWCNKEKISGERQFCGRKRLFDTRGQWRLARLVRADRNATVTQITSLYSCAMEDKKACVALQPEGTEILKHSRSAFCLVLGEKFGCTAEIHNVTNHTTSSFSHSKATIVPEIKYSKQLSNSLKLSVWKDDLTTHKADAVVNAANKYLHHGGGLALALSRAGGPKIQQCSDKIIKSNGRLQTGHVVVTPAGNLPCDIIIHAVGPSVSPNASEREINKASLLLQKAIWNILVKTNCTNLQSVAIPAISSGLYNFPRDRCANIIVSTVMLFNDQRNPNARSLEVRLVNNDDPSVKEMQRACMELLGPPDLMPTQNLSNAPSQSVLSSLDLGNMALHLKQGATEQETAFEKEMASMQKKLHTSTILSSTRGKSSGFHGGHGADTGTPHFVLFAPSPEALREAQLWCVQVLQKPSGEVTINNNHVVYFTQEDHASLMTLQDRFNVLITEFFREGKGGIRINGEPVQVGCAALEVEAMLCQAQEDFARSEEEDMQGDLEHMYVADDSGRRQQIERMSNRSYEKIQIDLDLNDRAVKEVLRKFEKCNLRILKLEKIENYALKQLFSFNRKRIQAQPPRLYQCVKAQFCNLICRVGFQREYAPPKEQKYGAGIYFTSEVDKARSLWADNGEEYIYFIEAQVLTGKDKRGSAELIVPPPIEKDPLVRYDSVTSGSGIHIIFNGQQAYPTYLITCSRQALF from the exons atgacacatcATGGCCCAACTCTGCAGAAAATCGTTGGTAATGAAACATCAAACagcagaatggggggaaaatgtgatctcggtgactgtggcatgattgttgatgcgaaaactgttttaaaactgttgatctcctggggttttcacacacaagtctctagagtttactcagattggtgcaataaagaaaaaatatccggtgagcggcagttctgcgGACGGAAACGCCTTTTTGATACGAGAGGTCAATGGAGActagccagactggttcgagctgacagaaatgctacagtaactcagataacctcTTTGTACAGttgtg CCATGGAAGATAAAAAAGCATGTGTTGCTTTGCAACCCGAGGGAACTGAGATTCTGAAACACAGTCGCTCTGCATTTTGTCTTGTGCTAGGAGAAAAATTTGGTTGTACCGCTGAGATCCACAATGTGACGAATCATACAACTTCATCGTTTTCTCACAGCAAAGCAACCATTGTGCCTGAGATTAAGTACAGCAAACAGCTGTCTAATAGCCTGAAGTTGTCAGTGTGGAAAGATGATCTTACAACGCATAAGGCAGATGCCGTGGTAAATGCAGCAAATAAGTATTTACATCATGGAGGAGGACTTGCTCTAGCTCTGAGTCGAGCTGGAGGTCCTAAAATCCAACAATGTAGTGATAAAATCATAAAATCTAATGGTAGACTTCAGACAGGTCATGTTGTTGTAACACCAGCTGGAAATCTCCCTTGTGACATCATCATACATGCTGTGGGACCCAGTGTATCACCAAATGCATCAGAAAGGGAAATAAACAAGGCATCACTATTGTTACAGAAAGCTATTTGGAACATCTTGGTAAAAACCAACTGTACTAACCTGCAGTCTGTTGCTATCCCTGCCATAAGCTCAGGCCTTTACAATTTTCCACGGGATCGCTGTGCAAACATCATTGTGAGCACCGTGATGTTATTTAACGATCAACGCAATCCAAATGCCAGGAGCCTCGAGGTCCGTCTAGTGAATAATGACGATCCCTCAGTTAAAGAGATGCAGAGAGCTTGCATGGAACTTCTGGGCCCACCTGACCTAATGCCAACACAAAACTTAAGCAATGCACCAAGCCAGTCGGTACTCTCCAGTCTGGATCTGGGGAACATGGCTCTCCACCTCAAACAGGGTGCCACTGAGCAAGAGACA GCTTTTGAAAAAGAAATGGCTTCTATGCAAAAAAAACTGCATACCTCCACTATCTTAAGTAGCACCAGGGGAAAAA GTTCAGGTTTTCATGGCGGTCATGGGGCTGACACTGGAACACCTCATTTTGTGCTCTTTGCCCCCTCTCCAGAGGCACTAAGAGAGGCCCAGTTGTGGTGTGTCCAAGTGCTGCAAAAGCCCTCTGGTGAAGTGACGATAAATAATAATCACGTTGTGTACTTTACCCAGGAGGATCATGCAAGCCTGATGACGCTTCAGGACAGATTTAATGTTCTCATCACAGAATTCTTTAGGGAAGGCAAAGGAGGCATTCGCATCAATGGTGAGCCTGTACAGGTCGGTTGTGCAGCATTGGAAGTGGAAGCCATGTTGTGTCAGGCCCAAGAGGACTTTGCTCGGAGTGAAGAGGAAGACATGCAGGGTGATTTGGAGCATATGTATGTGGCAGACGATTCTGGGCGACGACAACAGATTGAGAGGATGT CAAACAGATCATATGAGAAGATACAAATCGACCTCGATCTCAACGACCGGGCAGTTAAAGAAGTGCTGAGAAAATTTGAAAAATGCAACCTGAGAATTCTGAAG TTGGAAAAAATCGAAAACTATGCTCTGAAGCAGCTCTTCAGCTTCAACAGAAAACGTATACAAGCTCAACCTCCGCGTCTGTACCAGTGTGTGAAAGCACAGTTCTGTAACCTGATCTGCAGAGTGGGCTTCCAGAGGGAATACGCACCACCTAAAG AACAAAAGTATGGAGCTGGAATATACTTCACATCTGAAGTGGACAAAGCAAGATCTCTGTGGGCAGACAATGGAGAAGAATATATCTACTTCATTGAAGCTCAAGTACTCACTGGGAAAGACAAACGTGGTTCAGCAGAACTGATTGTGCCTCCTCCAATTGAAAAAGATCCTCTGGTTCGTTATGACAGTGTGACCAGTGGGAGCGGCATCCACATCATCTTCAATGGCCAACAGGCCTACCCTACGTACCTTATTACGTGCAGCAGACAAGCTTTGTTTTAA
- the LOC108276774 gene encoding uncharacterized protein LOC108276774 isoform X4, whose translation MTHHGPTLQKIVGNETSNSRMGGKCDLGDCGMIVDAKTVLKLLISWGFHTQVSRVYSDWCNKEKISGERQFCGRKRLFDTRGQWRLARLVRADRNATVTQITSLYSCAMEDKKACVALQPEGTEILKHSRSAFCLVLGEKFGCTAEIHNVTNHTTSSFSHSKATIVPEIKYSKQLSNSLKLSVWKDDLTTHKADAVVNAANKYLHHGGGLALALSRAGGPKIQQCSDKIIKSNGRLQTGHVVVTPAGNLPCDIIIHAVGPSVSPNASEREINKASLLLQKAIWNILVKTNCTNLQSVAIPAISSGLYNFPRDRCANIIVSTVMLFNDQRNPNARSLEVRLVNNDDPSVKEMQRACMELLGPPDLMPTQNLSNAPSQSVLSSLDLGNMALHLKQGATEQETAFEKEMASMQKKLHTSTILSSTRGKSSGFHGGHGADTGTPHFVLFAPSPEALREAQLWCVQVLQKPSGEVTINNNHVVYFTQEDHASLMTLQDRFNVLITEFFREGKGGIRINGEPVQVGCAALEVEAMLCQAQEDFARSEEEDMQGDLEHMYVADDSGRRQQIERMCNFGLHYLYKQTDHMRRYKSTSISTTGQLKKC comes from the exons atgacacatcATGGCCCAACTCTGCAGAAAATCGTTGGTAATGAAACATCAAACagcagaatggggggaaaatgtgatctcggtgactgtggcatgattgttgatgcgaaaactgttttaaaactgttgatctcctggggttttcacacacaagtctctagagtttactcagattggtgcaataaagaaaaaatatccggtgagcggcagttctgcgGACGGAAACGCCTTTTTGATACGAGAGGTCAATGGAGActagccagactggttcgagctgacagaaatgctacagtaactcagataacctcTTTGTACAGttgtg CCATGGAAGATAAAAAAGCATGTGTTGCTTTGCAACCCGAGGGAACTGAGATTCTGAAACACAGTCGCTCTGCATTTTGTCTTGTGCTAGGAGAAAAATTTGGTTGTACCGCTGAGATCCACAATGTGACGAATCATACAACTTCATCGTTTTCTCACAGCAAAGCAACCATTGTGCCTGAGATTAAGTACAGCAAACAGCTGTCTAATAGCCTGAAGTTGTCAGTGTGGAAAGATGATCTTACAACGCATAAGGCAGATGCCGTGGTAAATGCAGCAAATAAGTATTTACATCATGGAGGAGGACTTGCTCTAGCTCTGAGTCGAGCTGGAGGTCCTAAAATCCAACAATGTAGTGATAAAATCATAAAATCTAATGGTAGACTTCAGACAGGTCATGTTGTTGTAACACCAGCTGGAAATCTCCCTTGTGACATCATCATACATGCTGTGGGACCCAGTGTATCACCAAATGCATCAGAAAGGGAAATAAACAAGGCATCACTATTGTTACAGAAAGCTATTTGGAACATCTTGGTAAAAACCAACTGTACTAACCTGCAGTCTGTTGCTATCCCTGCCATAAGCTCAGGCCTTTACAATTTTCCACGGGATCGCTGTGCAAACATCATTGTGAGCACCGTGATGTTATTTAACGATCAACGCAATCCAAATGCCAGGAGCCTCGAGGTCCGTCTAGTGAATAATGACGATCCCTCAGTTAAAGAGATGCAGAGAGCTTGCATGGAACTTCTGGGCCCACCTGACCTAATGCCAACACAAAACTTAAGCAATGCACCAAGCCAGTCGGTACTCTCCAGTCTGGATCTGGGGAACATGGCTCTCCACCTCAAACAGGGTGCCACTGAGCAAGAGACA GCTTTTGAAAAAGAAATGGCTTCTATGCAAAAAAAACTGCATACCTCCACTATCTTAAGTAGCACCAGGGGAAAAA GTTCAGGTTTTCATGGCGGTCATGGGGCTGACACTGGAACACCTCATTTTGTGCTCTTTGCCCCCTCTCCAGAGGCACTAAGAGAGGCCCAGTTGTGGTGTGTCCAAGTGCTGCAAAAGCCCTCTGGTGAAGTGACGATAAATAATAATCACGTTGTGTACTTTACCCAGGAGGATCATGCAAGCCTGATGACGCTTCAGGACAGATTTAATGTTCTCATCACAGAATTCTTTAGGGAAGGCAAAGGAGGCATTCGCATCAATGGTGAGCCTGTACAGGTCGGTTGTGCAGCATTGGAAGTGGAAGCCATGTTGTGTCAGGCCCAAGAGGACTTTGCTCGGAGTGAAGAGGAAGACATGCAGGGTGATTTGGAGCATATGTATGTGGCAGACGATTCTGGGCGACGACAACAGATTGAGAGGATGT GTAATTTCGGTCTCCATTACCTATATAAGCAAACAGATCATATGAGAAGATACAAATCGACCTCGATCTCAACGACCGGGCAGTTAAAGAAGTGCTGA